From a single Nostoc edaphicum CCNP1411 genomic region:
- a CDS encoding DUF2231 domain-containing protein encodes MNSELIDQLSGSLGANGLPYTIPIHPNLVHLTIGLFIIAMTFDIVGVLFPFEKWVFKFLAITVERDNLFDVGWYNMLAASIITFFTVGAGFYEMLLAAPPADMKSAWGLQAMETMLWHGVGGVFLLALIVGMTIWRAWQRFVWGKQEYKQTDREVQWIYLFAGIAIMFILYIHGTLGAQLAAEFGVHNTADNLLRSHQDLNTTLK; translated from the coding sequence ATGAACTCAGAATTGATTGACCAATTGAGCGGCTCTCTAGGCGCAAACGGATTACCTTACACAATTCCCATTCATCCCAACTTAGTGCATCTGACAATAGGTTTGTTCATCATTGCGATGACCTTTGATATTGTTGGTGTTCTGTTCCCCTTTGAAAAATGGGTCTTCAAATTTTTGGCAATTACTGTAGAACGTGACAACTTATTTGATGTTGGCTGGTACAACATGTTAGCTGCCAGCATAATTACATTTTTCACAGTGGGAGCAGGCTTTTACGAAATGCTGTTGGCAGCACCACCAGCTGATATGAAGAGTGCCTGGGGATTGCAGGCAATGGAAACTATGCTTTGGCATGGTGTGGGTGGTGTGTTCTTATTAGCGCTGATTGTTGGCATGACCATCTGGAGAGCATGGCAGCGCTTCGTTTGGGGCAAACAAGAATATAAACAGACAGATAGAGAAGTGCAATGGATCTATCTGTTCGCAGGCATAGCAATCATGTTCATTCTGTACATCCACGGCACACTAGGAGCGCAACTAGCCGCCGAATTTGGCGTACACAATACAGCAGATAATTTGCTGCGATCGCACCAAGACCTCAACACAACACTCAAATGA
- a CDS encoding chemotaxis protein CheB — MSFKIVVIGTSLGGLSALKIVLGNLPADFTVPIAIVQHRHKESGNTLQELLQESTLLKIREVEDKDEILPGYIYIAPADYHLLVEPGHFALSTDEPVSYARPSIDVLFESAADVYTEQVIGVILTGANQDGMQGLKKIKERGGITIVQEPATAESDIMPEAAISAVTVDWILTLSNIASQMVKLCHLSQK, encoded by the coding sequence GTGTCGTTTAAAATTGTGGTAATTGGTACTTCCTTAGGCGGATTATCTGCATTGAAAATCGTTCTGGGAAATTTACCAGCGGACTTCACTGTGCCGATCGCGATCGTGCAACACCGTCATAAAGAGTCTGGGAACACACTTCAGGAGTTATTACAAGAATCCACTTTGTTGAAAATTCGAGAAGTGGAAGACAAGGACGAAATACTACCAGGATATATATACATAGCTCCAGCAGATTATCATTTACTGGTTGAACCAGGTCACTTTGCCCTTTCAACTGATGAGCCTGTTTCTTATGCTAGACCATCTATTGATGTGCTGTTTGAGTCGGCAGCCGATGTCTACACTGAGCAAGTTATTGGTGTAATCTTGACAGGAGCAAACCAAGATGGTATGCAAGGTCTTAAGAAAATAAAAGAGCGGGGAGGAATTACTATTGTACAAGAACCTGCCACAGCTGAGAGCGACATTATGCCAGAAGCAGCAATTTCTGCTGTTACAGTAGACTGGATTTTGACACTCTCAAACATTGCTTCCCAGATGGTCAAGCTTTGTCACTTATCACAGAAATAA
- a CDS encoding hybrid sensor histidine kinase/response regulator — MQMESKVNILLVDDKLENLLALEAILEKLGENLVRATSGEEALRCLLHQDFAVILLDVQMPGMDGFETATLIRNRGRSRHTPIIFLTAFSTSDQMLFKGYALGAVDYLLKPLDPNILTSKVIVFVELFKKTEAVKQQAAQLVAVNTELRQSEERFRSLSTCSPVGIFEIDTEGGCKYTNPRYQAICGLKAAESLEKRWLESVHPEDKERAVASWSAYIREGRDYSEEFRFQTAHGSDRWVQVRSSPMLSGQGELVGYVGTLEDITERKQAEEVRAQVIREQTARQEAEAANRMKDEFLAVLSHELRTPLTSMLGWSKILRAKKLDEKATSRALEAIERNATSQMQLIEDILDVSRIIRGQLRLNVSAVNLLSVMEAALEAVRPLAEPKDIKLNTVLDTSIGSVYGDPARLQQIVWNLLTNAIKFTPKGGRVEVRLSKYLGFSISDLELGSDGENLDSLDTDKSSNLQSKIQNSKSQYAQIQVVDTGIGISSEFLPKVFERFRQADSTTTRSHNGLGLGLAIVRHLVELHKGTIFAQSLGAGQGATFTVRLPLLQDNRGNRASREATGEISSVASTPLAGLRVLVVDDETDTRNFLSFMFEEYGAFATAVASVDEALAVLEQAKPDILISDIGMSEQDGYTLIRKLRSLEPEKGGRIPAIALTAYTREEDRLKALSAGFQQHLSKPIDPTKLIAVVANVLELTLEVTVS; from the coding sequence ATGCAGATGGAATCCAAAGTCAACATCCTCCTAGTGGATGATAAACTAGAAAATTTGCTGGCACTAGAGGCAATCCTAGAAAAACTAGGGGAGAATCTCGTGAGAGCTACTTCTGGGGAAGAAGCTTTGCGGTGTCTGCTGCATCAAGATTTTGCAGTGATTTTGCTAGATGTGCAAATGCCAGGGATGGATGGCTTTGAAACTGCTACCTTGATTCGCAATCGGGGGCGATCGCGTCACACTCCAATTATCTTTCTCACCGCCTTTAGCACCAGCGACCAAATGCTGTTTAAAGGCTATGCTTTGGGTGCAGTTGATTATTTGCTCAAACCATTAGACCCCAATATCCTGACTTCTAAAGTCATAGTATTCGTAGAACTATTTAAGAAAACAGAAGCCGTCAAGCAACAAGCAGCGCAATTAGTAGCTGTCAATACAGAACTCAGGCAAAGTGAAGAACGATTCCGATCGCTAAGTACCTGCTCACCCGTTGGCATTTTTGAAATTGATACTGAAGGCGGTTGTAAGTATACTAATCCTCGCTATCAGGCAATTTGTGGTTTGAAAGCGGCAGAGAGTCTAGAAAAAAGATGGCTGGAATCTGTTCATCCAGAAGACAAAGAACGAGCAGTTGCTAGTTGGTCTGCCTACATTCGTGAAGGTCGCGACTACTCAGAAGAATTTCGCTTTCAAACTGCTCATGGTAGCGATCGCTGGGTTCAGGTTCGCTCATCACCGATGCTTTCCGGTCAAGGGGAATTGGTGGGATATGTTGGCACTCTTGAAGATATTACGGAACGCAAGCAAGCAGAAGAAGTCCGCGCTCAAGTAATTCGAGAACAGACAGCAAGACAGGAAGCAGAAGCCGCAAATCGGATGAAAGATGAGTTTCTTGCTGTTCTCTCGCACGAACTCCGCACACCCCTAACCTCGATGCTGGGCTGGTCAAAAATCCTCCGCGCCAAGAAACTTGACGAAAAAGCCACTTCCCGCGCCTTGGAGGCGATCGAACGCAACGCTACATCTCAAATGCAACTAATCGAGGATATTTTGGATGTATCTCGGATTATCCGGGGTCAGTTGCGGTTAAATGTATCTGCGGTGAATCTGCTCTCGGTGATGGAAGCAGCATTAGAAGCAGTGCGTCCTCTTGCAGAACCAAAAGATATTAAGTTAAATACTGTCCTGGATACTTCCATAGGGTCAGTTTATGGCGATCCAGCCCGTTTACAGCAAATAGTTTGGAACCTACTAACTAATGCCATTAAGTTTACGCCTAAAGGTGGTAGGGTCGAAGTCAGGCTATCAAAATATTTGGGATTTTCGATTTCAGATTTGGAATTGGGATCTGATGGTGAAAATTTAGACTCTTTAGACACTGATAAAAGCAGTAATCTACAATCCAAAATTCAAAATTCAAAATCCCAGTACGCCCAAATTCAAGTTGTTGATACAGGAATTGGTATCAGTTCCGAGTTTTTACCCAAAGTATTTGAGCGTTTCCGGCAAGCAGACAGCACCACAACGCGATCGCACAATGGACTAGGACTAGGACTAGCGATCGTCCGTCATCTAGTGGAACTACACAAGGGGACAATATTTGCCCAAAGTTTAGGTGCTGGACAAGGAGCAACTTTTACTGTGAGACTACCACTGCTACAAGACAATAGGGGTAATAGGGCGAGTAGAGAAGCCACAGGAGAAATTTCTTCTGTGGCATCAACGCCCCTTGCTGGATTAAGAGTGTTAGTTGTAGATGATGAAACAGATACCCGTAACTTTCTCAGTTTTATGTTTGAGGAGTATGGAGCTTTTGCCACTGCGGTAGCATCAGTTGATGAAGCGTTAGCAGTACTTGAACAAGCAAAACCAGATATACTGATTAGCGACATTGGTATGTCAGAGCAGGATGGTTATACACTAATTCGGAAGCTGCGCTCTTTAGAACCAGAAAAAGGCGGACGTATCCCCGCGATCGCTTTAACAGCATACACGCGAGAGGAAGACCGTTTAAAAGCTCTTTCAGCAGGGTTTCAGCAGCATTTATCTAAGCCAATTGACCCCACGAAATTAATTGCTGTGGTTGCCAATGTATTAGAACTAACTTTGGAAGTTACAGTGAGTTGA
- the psbA gene encoding photosystem II q(b) protein, which produces MTTTLQRRESANVWDRFCEWITSTNNRIYIGWFGVVMIPTLLAATACFVIAFIAAPPVDIDGIREPVAGSLIYGNNIISGAVVPSSNAIGLHFYPIWEAASLDEWLYNGGPYQLVVFHFLIGVFCYMGREWELSYRLGMRPWIAIAYSAPVAAATAVFLVYPIGQGSFSDGMPLGISGTFNFMIVFQAEHNILMHPFHQLGVAGVFGGSLFSAMHGSLVTSSLVRETTETESQNYGYKFGQEEETYNIVAAHGYFGRLIFQYASFNNSRSLHFFLAAWPVIGIWFTALGVSTMAFNLNGFNFNQSIIDSEGRVIATWADVINRANLGMEVMHERNAHNFPLDLAAGDFAPVALTAPAING; this is translated from the coding sequence ATGACAACAACCTTACAACGTCGCGAAAGCGCCAACGTATGGGATCGATTCTGCGAATGGATCACCAGCACCAACAACCGGATTTACATCGGTTGGTTCGGCGTCGTAATGATCCCCACCTTGCTAGCAGCTACCGCTTGCTTCGTAATCGCCTTCATCGCCGCTCCTCCAGTAGACATCGATGGAATCCGTGAACCAGTAGCAGGTTCCTTGATCTACGGAAACAACATCATCTCCGGTGCAGTAGTACCTTCATCCAACGCTATCGGCTTGCACTTCTATCCAATCTGGGAAGCAGCTTCCTTAGATGAGTGGTTGTACAACGGCGGCCCTTACCAATTGGTAGTTTTCCACTTCCTGATTGGCGTATTCTGTTACATGGGTCGTGAATGGGAACTATCCTACCGCTTAGGAATGCGCCCTTGGATTGCGATCGCATACAGCGCTCCAGTAGCAGCAGCAACCGCAGTCTTCTTGGTATACCCCATCGGACAAGGTTCATTCTCTGATGGTATGCCTTTGGGTATCTCAGGAACATTCAACTTCATGATCGTGTTCCAAGCAGAACACAACATCTTGATGCACCCCTTCCACCAACTAGGTGTAGCTGGTGTATTCGGCGGAAGCTTGTTCTCTGCAATGCACGGTTCACTAGTAACCTCTTCTTTGGTTCGTGAAACAACCGAAACCGAATCTCAAAACTACGGTTACAAATTCGGTCAAGAAGAAGAAACCTACAACATCGTTGCAGCCCACGGCTACTTCGGTCGTCTAATCTTCCAATACGCTTCTTTCAACAACAGCCGTTCACTGCACTTCTTCCTCGCAGCATGGCCTGTAATCGGCATCTGGTTCACCGCCTTGGGTGTAAGCACAATGGCGTTCAACTTGAACGGTTTCAACTTCAACCAATCAATCATTGACTCTGAAGGTCGTGTGATTGCAACTTGGGCGGATGTAATCAACCGCGCTAACCTGGGTATGGAAGTAATGCACGAGCGTAATGCTCACAATTTCCCTCTAGATTTGGCTGCTGGCGATTTTGCTCCTGTAGCTCTTACTGCTCCTGCTATCAACGGTTAA
- a CDS encoding metal ABC transporter ATP-binding protein, protein MKSISIDVENLTVAYHGKVALHGASLQIQAGSISGLVGMNGSGKSTLFKAIMGFLKPVTGRVLINGLPIKSVQKKSLVAYVPQSEEVDWNFPVSVHDVVMMGRYGYMNILRIPSAKDQRVVRESLERVEMWSMRDRQIGELSGGQRKRAFLARALAQQGTVLLLDEPFTGVDIKTEKAMIDLLLELREEGHTILISTHDLASITTFCDQVVLINRTILAYGDTSEVFTEENLSRTFGGSLGDLSLSKSKIIRGNQNEFD, encoded by the coding sequence ATGAAATCCATTTCTATTGATGTCGAAAATCTGACGGTTGCTTACCACGGCAAAGTTGCTTTACATGGTGCTTCTTTGCAAATCCAAGCAGGTTCAATCAGTGGTTTAGTGGGGATGAATGGTAGCGGTAAATCAACATTGTTTAAGGCGATTATGGGGTTTTTGAAGCCAGTCACGGGACGGGTTTTGATTAATGGCTTACCGATAAAAAGTGTACAGAAAAAAAGCTTAGTAGCTTATGTGCCACAGTCAGAAGAAGTGGACTGGAATTTTCCAGTAAGTGTCCATGATGTGGTGATGATGGGACGCTATGGATACATGAATATACTGCGAATTCCATCGGCGAAAGATCAGAGAGTGGTGAGGGAGAGTTTAGAGAGGGTGGAAATGTGGTCGATGCGCGATCGCCAAATTGGAGAACTCTCTGGTGGACAAAGAAAACGTGCTTTTCTCGCCCGTGCTTTGGCCCAACAGGGAACAGTTTTACTATTAGATGAACCTTTCACTGGGGTAGATATCAAAACTGAAAAAGCAATGATCGACTTATTACTAGAATTGCGAGAAGAAGGTCATACAATTTTGATTTCTACCCATGATTTAGCTTCTATTACTACTTTCTGTGACCAAGTAGTACTCATCAACCGTACTATTTTAGCTTATGGCGATACATCCGAAGTCTTCACAGAAGAAAATCTCTCACGGACTTTTGGTGGTTCTCTTGGAGATTTATCTCTCAGCAAAAGCAAAATAATCCGTGGTAATCAAAATGAATTCGATTAA
- a CDS encoding cytochrome c oxidase subunit II yields MKIQKILNILTLLTGAIAVTSLSLWIGKQSYSWLPPQAAAESLLIDDLISFLVTLGAFIFLGVTSTLMYSVIFHRAVKDDFTDGPPIEGNITLEVVWTAIPILLVLWIAGYSYQVYEQMGIQGPSEIVHLHNPLGMESAYAEPKDAPANALAEPVEKIDVLAKQWAWVFHYPERDITSTELHLPSDRRIRLALKSQDVLHGFYIPAFRLKQDIIPNHAIDFEFTPIRPGKYRLTDSQYSGTYFATMQANVVVESPEDYQQWLAQAATQKPSIANNQAASEYAQTSHQSVQTGWVTVPPAAPPLVNSPG; encoded by the coding sequence ATGAAAATCCAGAAGATTTTAAATATTTTGACGCTGCTTACAGGCGCGATCGCAGTGACTTCTCTGAGTCTCTGGATCGGCAAGCAGTCTTACTCCTGGCTTCCTCCCCAAGCAGCGGCCGAATCCCTACTAATTGATGATTTGATTAGCTTCTTAGTAACCCTCGGTGCTTTCATCTTCTTGGGAGTCACAAGTACTTTAATGTATTCTGTGATCTTCCATCGGGCAGTCAAAGATGACTTCACCGACGGCCCCCCAATTGAAGGTAATATCACCTTAGAAGTTGTCTGGACAGCAATTCCCATTCTGTTAGTGTTGTGGATTGCGGGCTACAGCTACCAAGTTTACGAACAAATGGGAATTCAAGGCCCATCGGAAATAGTTCACCTGCATAATCCATTGGGAATGGAATCGGCTTATGCAGAACCAAAAGATGCGCCAGCTAACGCCTTAGCGGAACCTGTAGAAAAAATCGACGTACTAGCTAAACAGTGGGCGTGGGTTTTTCATTACCCAGAAAGAGATATTACCAGTACCGAATTGCATTTACCTAGCGATCGCAGAATACGTTTAGCGCTGAAATCACAAGACGTTCTCCACGGCTTCTATATACCTGCATTTCGCCTCAAGCAGGATATTATTCCCAACCATGCGATCGACTTTGAATTTACTCCCATTCGCCCCGGTAAATACCGATTGACCGATTCCCAATATAGCGGCACATACTTTGCAACAATGCAAGCGAATGTAGTCGTGGAATCTCCTGAAGATTATCAGCAATGGCTGGCACAAGCTGCAACCCAAAAGCCATCCATAGCAAATAATCAAGCGGCTTCTGAGTATGCCCAAACATCCCATCAATCAGTTCAAACTGGTTGGGTTACAGTTCCACCTGCTGCACCTCCTCTAGTCAATTCACCTGGTTGA
- the recR gene encoding recombination mediator RecR has translation MQRLPGVGPKSAQRLALHILKRPEAEVEALAQALIEAKKQIGLCSVCFHLSAEPVCEICRNANRDNNTICVVADPRDVIALEKTREYKGKYHVLGGVISPIDGIGPDQLTILALQRRVSQQKPQEVILAISPSVEGETTTLYIGQLLKPFTKVTRIAFGLPVGGDLEYADEVTLARALEGRRELD, from the coding sequence TTGCAACGCCTACCGGGAGTTGGCCCTAAATCTGCCCAACGACTGGCTTTGCATATTTTGAAGCGACCAGAAGCAGAAGTAGAAGCTTTAGCACAAGCTTTAATTGAGGCAAAAAAACAGATTGGTTTGTGTTCTGTTTGCTTTCACTTATCGGCTGAACCTGTTTGTGAAATTTGCCGCAATGCCAATCGTGACAACAATACTATCTGTGTTGTAGCAGATCCTCGCGATGTGATTGCGCTGGAAAAAACCCGCGAATACAAAGGCAAGTATCACGTTTTAGGTGGGGTAATTTCGCCGATTGATGGAATTGGGCCAGATCAGTTGACTATACTGGCTTTGCAGCGCCGGGTGAGTCAGCAAAAACCTCAAGAAGTAATTCTCGCAATTAGTCCGAGTGTGGAAGGGGAGACAACAACACTATATATTGGTCAGTTACTGAAACCATTTACCAAAGTGACGCGGATTGCTTTTGGTTTACCTGTGGGTGGTGATTTGGAGTACGCAGATGAGGTGACTTTGGCGAGGGCGTTGGAAGGACGCCGGGAATTGGATTAG
- a CDS encoding metal ABC transporter substrate-binding protein, translated as MRFNINNFQMQLPQYGQKLAVVSGLLLGLCLGGCSPSTSNSQPQLSPNPGTTTTSNLDKKDKKVVLTTFTVIADMAQNVAGDKATVESITKPGAEIHGYEPTPSDLVRAQKADLILNNGLDLERWAQKLYNSVPNVPHVTLTEGIEPVEIAEDAYRGKPNPHAWMSPQNALIYVENIRKALVNLDSANAETYNTNAKAYSEKIKEVDDRLRKAVSVVPADKRYMVSCEGAFSYVTRDYGLKEVYLWAVNSEQQATPKQLEKVIETVKKNKIPVVFCESTVNDGAQRQVAKESGAKFGGVFYVDSLSPSDGLAPTYLKLLELNITTLTQGLEEK; from the coding sequence ATGAGATTTAATATCAATAACTTTCAGATGCAACTACCGCAGTACGGACAAAAATTGGCTGTAGTGTCTGGGCTGCTATTGGGACTATGTTTGGGTGGGTGTAGTCCGTCAACCTCCAATTCTCAACCACAGTTAAGTCCAAACCCAGGCACAACTACCACCAGTAATCTAGATAAAAAAGATAAAAAAGTAGTTCTTACCACCTTTACAGTCATTGCAGATATGGCGCAAAACGTGGCGGGAGACAAGGCGACTGTCGAATCTATCACCAAACCAGGAGCGGAAATTCATGGTTACGAACCAACTCCTAGCGATTTGGTGAGGGCGCAAAAAGCAGACCTAATTTTAAATAATGGTCTGGATTTAGAGCGTTGGGCACAGAAATTGTATAACAGTGTTCCTAATGTTCCTCACGTTACTCTAACTGAGGGGATTGAACCTGTAGAAATTGCGGAGGATGCCTACAGAGGAAAACCTAATCCCCATGCTTGGATGTCACCACAAAATGCCTTGATATACGTAGAGAATATTCGCAAGGCATTAGTTAATTTGGATTCAGCGAATGCAGAGACTTATAATACCAATGCCAAAGCATACAGCGAAAAAATTAAGGAAGTCGATGATAGACTGCGAAAAGCCGTGTCGGTAGTTCCAGCAGACAAGCGCTACATGGTAAGCTGTGAAGGCGCATTTTCATACGTTACCCGCGATTATGGCTTGAAAGAAGTTTATCTCTGGGCGGTCAACTCTGAACAGCAAGCTACTCCCAAACAGCTAGAAAAAGTCATTGAGACAGTTAAGAAAAATAAAATACCTGTAGTTTTCTGTGAAAGTACGGTGAATGACGGAGCACAACGTCAGGTAGCTAAAGAATCGGGAGCAAAGTTTGGTGGAGTGTTTTACGTTGATTCCCTATCTCCATCTGATGGACTAGCACCGACTTATCTAAAGTTGCTAGAACTTAATATTACTACTCTAACTCAGGGGTTAGAGGAAAAGTGA
- a CDS encoding DUF2237 family protein, with amino-acid sequence MTDAKNVIDGNLEVCCTSPMTGFYRDGFCRTGGQDFGSHVVCAQVTLEFLEFTKSHGNDLSTSVPDFNFPGLKPGDRWCLCASRWQQALEAGVAPPVILSATHARALEVVSLDELKKHALTSS; translated from the coding sequence ATGACAGACGCTAAAAACGTAATCGATGGAAACCTAGAGGTTTGCTGTACTTCTCCCATGACTGGGTTTTACCGCGACGGTTTTTGTCGTACAGGTGGACAGGATTTCGGATCTCACGTCGTATGTGCCCAAGTGACATTAGAATTTCTGGAGTTCACTAAATCGCACGGGAACGACCTCAGTACATCTGTTCCTGATTTTAATTTTCCTGGATTGAAGCCTGGCGATCGCTGGTGTTTATGTGCTTCTCGCTGGCAACAAGCTCTCGAAGCTGGCGTTGCTCCACCCGTAATACTTTCAGCAACCCATGCTAGAGCCTTGGAAGTGGTTTCCTTAGACGAACTGAAAAAACACGCCCTAACTTCGTCTTGA
- a CDS encoding metal ABC transporter permease, with translation MNTLAFVDWLTAPLQYEFMVKAICVSALVGVVCSVLSCFMTLKGWALMGDAVSHAVMPGVVIAYVLNIPFAVGAFVFGVGSVIAIGYIKAKTRIKEDTVIGLVFTGFFALGLVLVSKTPSSVDLTHILFGNVLGISNEDIIQTVIISVITLVTIAILRKDLLLFCFDPTHARSIGLNTGALHYILLSLLSLTAVAGLQTVGIILVVAMLVTPGATAYLLTDRFDHMILIAMASGVFSSVMGTYISYHIDGATGGCIVVLQTLLFVIAMIFAPKHGLLVRAKKQENTD, from the coding sequence ATGAATACTCTCGCATTCGTAGACTGGTTAACCGCACCCCTACAGTATGAATTCATGGTGAAGGCAATTTGCGTAAGTGCCTTAGTTGGGGTGGTATGTTCTGTTTTATCTTGTTTTATGACCCTCAAAGGTTGGGCGTTGATGGGAGATGCTGTTTCTCACGCAGTAATGCCTGGGGTAGTAATTGCTTATGTTTTAAATATTCCTTTCGCCGTGGGCGCTTTTGTCTTTGGAGTAGGTTCAGTTATTGCCATTGGTTATATCAAAGCGAAGACGAGAATTAAGGAAGATACTGTCATCGGACTTGTATTTACAGGATTTTTTGCTCTTGGTTTGGTGCTAGTTTCCAAAACTCCAAGCAGCGTAGACTTGACGCACATTTTATTTGGGAATGTCTTGGGTATTTCTAATGAAGATATTATCCAAACGGTGATTATTAGCGTCATCACTTTAGTAACAATAGCAATTTTACGCAAAGACTTACTGTTATTTTGTTTTGACCCCACTCATGCACGTTCCATCGGCTTGAACACAGGAGCGCTTCACTATATTTTACTATCATTACTGTCGCTAACTGCTGTCGCCGGACTCCAGACAGTGGGAATTATTCTCGTTGTAGCTATGTTAGTTACTCCGGGAGCAACGGCTTATTTATTAACAGACCGTTTCGACCACATGATACTAATTGCAATGGCATCTGGAGTATTTTCTAGTGTTATGGGGACTTACATCAGCTATCATATCGATGGTGCAACTGGGGGTTGCATTGTGGTGTTGCAAACCTTGTTGTTTGTCATAGCAATGATTTTTGCACCTAAGCATGGGTTACTGGTAAGAGCAAAGAAGCAAGAAAACACTGACTGA
- a CDS encoding DUF2231 domain-containing protein codes for MIEYLTSLNDHNLPYPDTIHPIVVHFVIAMVLFSFFCDVIGYFTGKSGLFEVSWWNMLVATIAIFVAIIFGQFEAGLAQPYSLAKSVLNLHTLIGWSLSGIITAITAWRYVIRARNPQKVPIYYLGAGLVLTLIVGLQVYLGDELVWVYGLHTVPVVEAVKDGLLR; via the coding sequence ATGATTGAGTATTTGACATCCTTGAACGACCACAATTTGCCCTATCCAGATACGATTCATCCCATCGTTGTCCACTTCGTAATTGCGATGGTGTTGTTTTCCTTCTTCTGTGATGTAATTGGCTATTTTACTGGTAAATCCGGTCTTTTTGAGGTGAGTTGGTGGAATATGTTAGTTGCCACGATCGCAATCTTCGTTGCAATTATTTTTGGTCAGTTTGAAGCAGGGTTAGCACAGCCCTACAGCCTAGCTAAATCGGTGCTGAATTTACATACGCTAATTGGTTGGTCGCTTTCGGGAATTATCACAGCGATTACAGCTTGGCGCTATGTAATTCGTGCCCGCAACCCGCAAAAAGTACCCATTTATTATTTGGGAGCCGGACTAGTTTTAACCCTAATAGTTGGCTTGCAAGTATATCTCGGAGATGAACTTGTTTGGGTATATGGATTGCATACAGTACCAGTTGTGGAAGCAGTAAAGGATGGTTTGTTGCGATGA